A genomic stretch from Hemicordylus capensis ecotype Gifberg chromosome 1, rHemCap1.1.pri, whole genome shotgun sequence includes:
- the LOC128324096 gene encoding zinc finger BED domain-containing protein 4-like — protein MRRFRESLEETPFPEDGDREPPRPSEPSLQTPRTQDREGSPTVPPSSEVQPEDMESPLLALKLSDMQWVPLEAEAHFCLTGILDIIPLISASGTESHPASAEYPLLSHLTDPADAALVPVQPMHPRTARLSSSSAGRPHSSDGGPGLHSMSAGPGDATVLENQSGHALFPGVHASAAYQAETSYILPPKQRKTSSDVWQHFVMHRTEKNVALCNLNSDRSSLGTAPLCGHLVTCHPLVVSPEQTALSAAQLQPGVEDLEPWDPTHPTVAEYNTKCAWVLVENMLPYSLVDNTEFREFMHLLAPKWRVPGQSYFKWQAVPALERELIKAIEQEMRKSLCPVVHFTTGIWPINLITCYVAFIAHWLMDNDGILCRHQAMLAVCETQYSKMTETISQKLKEMRVKWFHPLQLTLGYVASPTRTLAKVVEESSMGPLLCLSQCLNRLIKSVIANQHSPIAPLLQSLGKISMHFEQSPEARCHLRELQLLYGVCEELLKEEMPKPSSYLHFRLQYFLDQQDVFSAYLKENPGLELAPGDWRLMHHLLHLLKPFVDTLTAIRKENASLGQILHELQLLESNIKGYFQLLQQETDAPVAAIHLVSELLQSLESSQDLGIIRESIPYQTATFLHPRFKDHICKYLRGDVKLRREQLKERLIEQVKKEYLRHMKTDRATSPLPGEAIPQSKVTEVAGQELESYLQDEIDPTQLDVDPLVYWNAKRHTWPSLSVVALQYFSCPPTTMHWEKLLSTNCSMTSVRFQEKLAFLSVNRDWIPTEFRVPCPTAFVNREGNATPGV, from the coding sequence ATGAGACGCTTCCGCGAGAGCCTAGAAGAGACACCTTTTCCAGAAGATGGAGACCGTGAACCTCCAAGGCCTTCAGAGCCATCCCTACAAACTCCTAGGACCCAGGATAGAGAAGGAAGCCCCACTGTTCCACCATCTTCAGAGGTGCAGCCAGAAGACATGGAGTCTCCCTTGCTGGCACTCAAGCTCTCTGATATGCAGTGGGTTCCTCTTGAGGCAGAAGCTCATTTCTGCTTGACAGGCATACTGGATATAATCCCTTTGATCTCTGCCTCTGGTACTGAAAGCCATCCTGCCAGTGCTGAATACCCCCTTCTGAGCCATCTGACTGATCCAGCGGATGCTGCTCTTGTCCCTGTACAACCCATGCATCCCAGAACTGCCCGGTTATCTTCCTCCAGTGCTGGGAGACCTCATAGCAGTGATGGAGGCCCAGGACTGCACTCTATGTCAGCTGGTCCAGGTGATGCTACTGTCCTTGAAAACCAAAGCGGCCATGCTCTGTTCCCAGGTGTGCATGCTTCTGCAGCTTACCAGGCAGAGACCTCCTACATCTTGCCGCCAAAGCAGAGGAAAACCAGTTCAGATGTCTGGCAACACTTTGTCATGCACAGAACAGAGAAAAATGTGGCACTGTGCAACCTCAACAGTGACCGCAGCAGCTTGGGCACTGCTCCACTATGTGGGCATCTAGTGACTTGCCACCCACTTGTTGTGTCCCCTGAACAAACAGCATTGTCAGCTGCCCAGTTGCAGCCAGGTGTTGAGGACCTTGAGCCCTGGGATCCTACCCATCCAACAGTAGCAGAGTACAACACCAAATGTGCCTGGGTGCTAGTGGAGAATATGCTTCCATACTCCCTGGTTGATAATACTGAATTCCGGGAGTTCATGCATTTGCTGGCCCCCAAGTGGAGGGTTCCTGGACAGAGTTACTTTAAATGGCAAGCTGTGCCAGCCCTGGAAAGAGAACTCATCAAAGCAATTGAGCAAGAGATGAGGAAATCACTCTGCCCAGTGGTCCATTTCACCACTGGTATCTGGCCCATAAATCTCATAACTTGCTATGTAGCTTTCATAGCACACTGGCTTATGGACAATGATGGGATTCTGTGCAGGCACCAGGCAATGTTGGCTGTGTGTGAGACTCAGTACAGCAAGATGACTGAAACCATATCCCAGAAACTAAAAGAGATGAGGGTcaagtggttccatcccctgcaGCTCACACTGGGGTATGTGGCTTCACCCACTAGGACTCTAGCAAAGGTAGTGGAAGAGTCTTCTATGGGGCCTCTTCTTTGTCTTTCCCAATGCTTGAACCGGCTGATAAAAAGCGTGATAGCAAATCAGCACTCTCCCATTGCACCACTTTTGCAAAGCCTGGGCAAAATCAGCATGCACTTTGAGCAATCCCCGGAAGCTCGCTGCCACCTGAGAGAACTGCAGCTGCTCTATGGTGTCTGTGAGGAACTGCTGAAGGAAGAGATGCCCAAGCCATCAAGTTACCTCCATTTCAGGCTGCAGTATTTTCTTGACCAACAGGATGTGTTCAGTGCTTACCTGAAGGAGAACCCTGGCCTTGAACTTGCACCTGGGGATTGGAGGTTGATGCACCATCTACTCCACCTCCTGAAGCCATTTGTGGATACCCTCACAGCGATTAGGAAGGAAAATGCTTCCCTTGGCCAAATCCTTCATGAGCTCCAGTTGCTTGAGAGCAACATCAAGGGATACTTCCAGCTGCTGCAGCAAGAGACAGATGCTCCTGTTGCTGCTATTCACCTTGTCTCTGAGCTGCtgcaatccctggaaagcagtcAGGACCTAGGAATAATAAGAGAAAGCATTCCCTACCAGACTGCAACCTTCCTCCATCCACGTTTCAAGGACCACATTTGCAAATATCTGAGGGGAGACGTGAAGCTGAGAAGGGAGCAATTGAAAGAGAGGCTGATAGAGCAGGTTAAAAAGGAATACCTAAGACACATGAAAACTGATCGTGCAACTTCCCCTCTGCCTGGTGAAGCAATACCTCAATCCAAAGTGACTGAGGTGGCAGGACAGGAACTAGAATCCTACCTGCAGGACGAGATAGACCCTACCCAGTTGGACGTGGATCCCTTGGTCTACTGGAATGCCAAGCGGCACACCTGGCCCTCCCTCTCTGTAGTGGCACTCCAGTATTTCTCCTGTCCTCCCACCACCATGCATTGGGAGAAGCTCCTTAGTACTAATTGCTCAATGACATCAGTCAGATTTCAGGAGAAGCTTGCATTCCTCAGCGTGAACAGAGACTGGATACCTACAGAATTCAGGGTCCCCTGTCCAACCGCATTCgtgaacagagaaggaaatgcaacACCGGGAGTATGA